The Orcinus orca chromosome 1, mOrcOrc1.1, whole genome shotgun sequence DNA window aaataaaaaataaaactcttagatgaaaacatagggcAAAAGCTTCGTGTCATTGGGTTTGGCAATTATTTCTTGCATATGACTCCAAAgccacaggcaacaaaagaaaaaatagacaaattgtacttcatgaaaattttaaaatattgtgcatcaaaagacaatatcagtagaataaaaaagaagctcacagaatgggaggaaatatttgcaaatcatatatctgataagggattaatatataGACTATATAGAGggctcctaaaactcaacaacaaaaaaacaaacagccggATTCATTCTCGAAAAAAGGTATACAGATGTGCAAtaagtgcatgaaaagatgctcagcatcactggtcattagggaaatgcaaatcaaaaccacaattagggAATTGTttggcagtacagtggttaggactttgcactttcactgccgacgCGTGGGTTCGTTAcatggtcggagaactaagaaaaaaaaagcacacggtgagataccacctcacacccatcaggatggctactatcaaaaaaaccagaaaagaaggATTGCTACGTGTCCTTGGAATCATTTTCTGATTGTATAGAGAGTGTGAAATATTGACAAGTGGTAAAAACAACGCAGGACAAGCATTGCTCAGTAAAATAAAACTGTGAgtttattctggaaaaaaaaaaaagaaaataacaagtgttggcaataAGGCAGAAAAACTGGaatccactgttggtgggaatgtaaaatggtgtagccgcTGAGAAAAACAggttggcagctcctcaaaaaattaaaagtagcatGACCCTATgattcagaaattccacttctgggtatatatgtaaaagaattgaaatcaggatctcgaagagatatttgtatatcCATGTTCataatattcacaatagctaaaacatggaagcaacccaagtgtcaatCAGTGGATGAAAGGAAATGCAAAATGTGGGATATTCCTACAATGTAATagtattcagctttaaaaaggaaggaaattgtgatacatgctacaatgtggataaaCCTTCAGGACAttatgaaataagccagtcacaaaaggacagattctgtatgattccacttatatgagatacttagactgagtagtcaaaatcataaagacagaaagtggaCTGGTGatgagctgggggctgggggaagaaggggaacAGGGAGTAGAGAGTTtcaattttacaaaatgaaaagagttctggagacagatggtggtgatggtagcacaaccTCATGAAtctaataccactgaactgtatgttaaaaatagttaagatggtaaattttctatttttgatattttacaatttaataaatggaaaataataaaactgatgaCCATGgtcaaaaatatacatatatatttaggtatgcaatacttttataatttaaaaaaattaaggaaaaatctTTGAAGTATGATTTCAAATTTGCAATTCAGGAAGTCAGCTCAATCTCGGTTTTGttgcttgtgtgtttttttaagagGAGGACACTAAAAATATCATGGTAGATTAGAGTTTTCTACTCTGCCTAAAGCATAACTTGTCATTCTTTTCACAGATGTATTTAGGGATTTGGGATAATCTACCAGGTGTTGTGAAATGTCAAATGGAACAAGCACTTCATCTTGATTTTGGAACTGAATTGGAACCAAGGAAAGAAATAGTGCTATTTGATAAGCCAACTAGGGGAACTACTGTAcagaaattcaaagaaatggtCTACAGTCTCTTTAAAGTAAGTATATGCATTCACATATTGCTAGTGTGAAGTGGTACTCTTCTGGAAGCTGGCAGGACCTCATTCTAAGCCATAAAAATGTTGGTATTCTTTGACCTATATCAGGGACTCTATCTTGaggaaataattcaaagaaaaaaatgtatggagGGTGTTTAACATTACTATCACTAAAAATGTCCAGATGTGAGAGTTCATTAAGTAGATGGGCTGCTCTATAGCTTGACATTAAAACTgatacactttttttaaaaaggtgaaatagAATTAGTAgactgtttccaatttttttttttttttttgcggtacgcgggcctctcactgttgtggcctctcccgttgcggagcacaggctctggacgcgcaggctagcggccatggctcacgggcccagcagctccgcggcatgtgggatcttcccagaccgggacacgaacccgtgtcccctgcatcggcaggcagactctcaaccactgcgccaccagggaagcccgcaaattatttttttaatttaaagaaatactCAGAGATTAAATAGAAGTATGAaaatattgggaattccctgggtccagtggttaggactccgcactttcactgacAAGGGTGCGGGTTCGAGAACGGGTCGGGGAACttccgcaagccacgtggcatggccaaaaaacaatgaaaataattacaCTTTTGGAAAgaatctttttctcatttttattgctcttatattttaactcaaaatctttcttttctttgaacaGTTTACAGTTTTAGACTGTTTTATGCCAGAGAGTCTCCACAGGGAAATACTTGTAGCATTCATTATTGGAACaccttgaataaaataataaatataataacaattacaaaataggagaaaataatttGTAGTTGACCCGTTAACTTTGGATATGGGCAAATTACACTGCAATTTTGCAAGTAAGTGTATGAATAAGACAAAGATTAATTAATGGCTTGGTTAACTGTATTTATCTACAAGGTCTAAGGAGGCTATGGGCGTTAAGGTGGCTATTTCTTAACATACTTAGCAACGTGGGTTTCACCTCAAGTACATAAAACATAGTTCTGACTCACTTAGCAAACATAAATATTTGGAAAGGTATTAAGTCTCCTATGGGTATTCAGTAGCAAGATTATTACTTAGCATGGTAATTATCCCTGTAAAGGAAGTTAGTATGTTACATATGAGATTGTTTTTCATTGCTTCTGTATAATTAGCCAAATTCTTATCTTTACAGGCAAAGTTGGGTGACCAAGGCAACCTCTCTGAACTGGTTAATCTCATCTTGACAGTGGCTGATGGAGACAAAGATGGCCAGGTTTCCTTGGGAGAAGCAAAGTCAGCATGGGCACTTCTTCAATTAAATGAATTTCTTCTCATGGTAATACTTCAAGATAAAGAACATACCCCCAAATTAATGGGATTCTGTGGTGATCTCTATGTGATGGAAAGTGTTGAATATACCTCTCTTTATGGAATAAGCCTTCCATGGGTCATTGAACTTTTTATTCCATCTGGGTTCAGAAGAAGCATGGATCAGTTGTTCACACCATCATGGCCTAGAAAGGCTAAAATAGCCATAGGACTTCTAGAATTTGTGGAAGATGTTTTCCATGGCCCCTATGGAAACTTCCTCATGTGCGATACTAGTGCCAAAAACCTAGGATATAATGATAAGTATGATTTGAAAATGGTGGACATGAGAAAAATTGTGCCAGAGACAAACCTGAAAGAACTTATAAAGGATCGTCACTGTGAGTCTGATTTGGACTGTGTCTATGGCACGGATTGTCGAACTAGCTGTGATCAGAATACAATGAAGTGTACCTCAGAAGTGATCCAACCAAACTTGGCAAAAGCCTGTCAGTTACTCAAAGACTACCTGTTGCGTGGTGCTCCAGTTGAAATTCGTGAAGAATTAGAAAAGCAGCTGTATTCCTGTATTGCTCTCAAAGTCACAGCAAATCAAATGGAAATGGAACATTCTTTGATACTAAATAACCTAAAAACATTACTGTGGAAGAAAATTTCCTACACAAACGACTCTTAGTTCATTTGGACATTGTGACCATTTTAAGAAACTCAGcacttcaaaagaaaaatcttgaacatttttttctaaatggctTGATTCAAATCCTTGCCAGTTATCACAAAACTCCTTTCCCCTGATCCTAAGGAAGCCATCATCTTAAAATACATGTTGATTGCTGAAGTAATGGCAGGAGGTATAGGATCAAAACGTCCAAAAATATTCATTCCTGCCCTTTTAGAAACGCTGGTACATTTCCTAGTACATTCACTGTGTAACTATTTTGACTAATGACTTAAAATAATGCTGTGAAAAGCCTCATTCCATAAACATCAACGGTCAGAGTATTTTGTAGATTTGTTAGCCAAAATATCAGTGCTGGAAATTGTGTTTGCATTGAAgctgctgtttaaaaaagaaaatttataaatttactaATGTCTCAGCATGGTAAAGTTTGCACATTAACAGAAATTAAGACTGCAAAGCAGGTAAATTAAAATTACTCCTTTATAAACAGATGTTGGGTTAATAGCATGGTTTCTTATAAATACACTTAACTCATTTAGACATCACATTTTATGTGGCTTCAGAAAGTTTTGAGTGGCTCTTACCCACTGAAAACCCATCAGAAGCATTCTACTTGGCAATATATAATTGCCAATTTTAGAGGCTGAATATGGATGAGTTCATCATCCTAGATTTAAGGGTCTGTATCTTAGTATCAGCCAGCCAACTGGTCTTCAAAACTCGTATCTTTAGGCCACAGACCTAACACAGGTACACATATCCTGAATCTGAGCTATGGGAAAGTGGGACATTAAGAGCAGGACTCTGAAATCATAAACTTCCTattaataattttccattttcaaacaAACAGTATTCCCTATTGGCCAAAGGACTGTTTCTCAAGAGGCATGTAAATATATCCGTCTCTTTTTCTCATGTAAACTTGATATACAAGGGTTAGTATTTGCTCCTCTCTTTTGTGTTTATTCAGATCTGGCCTTTCAACTCCATAAAACGAAACACCTCTTATAATTAAAGAACCAGcatttttcgggcttccctggtggcgcagtggttgagagtccacctgccgatgcaggggacgcgggttcgtgccccggtccaggaaggtcccaaatgccgcggagcagctgggcccgtgagccatggccgctgagcctgcacgtccggagcctgtgctccgcaacgagagaggccacaacagtgagaggcccgcataccgcaaaaataaataataaataaaatttaaaaagaaccagTATTTTCTGCTCAAAGGTTTCACCTGGATAAATGTGTTAAAATTATACGACCTTCATTGGAGAGCTCTCTCTCAAGAACTAAAGCCATGGAGTAGCATCAGTTTCACTTACTTTAAAATTGTAAACTTTGAAGGTACTTTTTCTTCCAACTCATCATGTGGTTacaataaatgaatggaagaaaTATTTCTAGGGGAAGGTTTGCCTGTTGCTTGCCAGACTTTTTAAGGACAGCTGCACATCATACAATTCAAGGGATAACTCCTGTCAGGAAGAACAGATGCCCAAGGTATGAACTTTGAGGCAATATGTAAGATTTTCTGGAAAAAGCTACACTTGTTTCTGGAAGGAAAATACTGTCAATTTCAGGTACTTCCCACAGTTTCATTAACAAGAGCTTAACACAGAAACAGCTACTTGTTCAATAAGTTTATTACTGTCTTTATCTGAAAAATCTTCATAGAAATTGTGGTTTGGTTTATTAACTCTCAGCAGCCCGTTCCTGAGCTCTAAGGAAGCTTGCCTTCTTCTGAGCTACCCGATCTTTCTTCTGGGCAAGTGACATTTTGGGACGGTTCCACCTACAGAACAaggtaaaaagaagagaaagggacataaattttaaaaaccatagcGAAAGAGAATAGAGAATATTTAACTTTGAAAAAGACACACTTTGTAATAAAATGGAGGTCAAATAATCCCAAGTCCAATACCTGTTCTCTTCCTTAGTTAGCCTATTAAAAAATGCAGTAATTGACAGTTTCAATGTACTGGGACAGAATGGGCCACCTCGGTAGCATCCAAGGCCAATACATTTCTATCACCACAATTACTTTAGCAAACCTGGTTCCCCTCACCTCTGCAACATCATGCAGAGCTAGTGATCGAGTTTGCACAACTTCACTCAGAGTCTGAGCAAGATGAAACAAGGCAGGAACCCCTCCCAACCTCTTTCTCTTCAAAAAACAGTAAAACACATACCTCTtctttttaacttctttcttAGGCTTCTTCTCATACACTGGATTCTCTCGTATTGCAGCATGAGCCTTCTTATACATCTCCTCCATctgaaacaaagcaaagcaaacagtACTTGGTTTCATTTCATATGCCCTAAACAGTAATAAAACACACTATTCTACTGCTTGCTCTATTTTGTCCTTCTAAGCCAGATTCTCAAAAGGAGCTAAACTAGATCAATATTGATATCTTTTTGTAACCCATCTTTTCCTAAGAAAGTCCCAGTTTTTACCATAAGCAACATGAATTGACACTATTCACAAAACATAATCTTCCTCAAGAAAAATTCGCATGTATTTCTGAATAATTCAGCTATACTTCATGAGTCACTTAAGTTTAAAGCAAACTGTTTTCTGTAGAAACACATTTTATGCTCATTTAAAACCATCTGACCTAAATTCTTTCATTCAAGTATGGATACATGCCAGCATTTAAGatttaagatgaaaaatacaTGGACTAACAAGCAACTGCCAAATACATCTCTGTCCTCCCACGTTCCCCATATTTCTATTTCCCACTGATTTCTGATAGGTCTTTTCAAAAGTTATTCCCAGAATCCCACACCAGGAACCTCTTGATCTACTACCACAAATCACCAGTATCTGGCAGCAGTATCAGGCCTCTGTGGAATCAGAAAGAGGCCCAAATTTCCCTAGAAAACCGCTGTCCAATTAGAAACATTAATGAGAATTTTGTTCTAAAATTCAACAAAAAACAATGCTGCAACTCTCTGAAGTGTTTTAATACCCCCACCCCAAATGACTATTGATCACATGGAAGatcaagtcaggaagagaaactgTAAAATGTGTGAAATTCAGTAACAATTACAGCCTTCCTGAAGAATGAGTCAAGGTAATCCAGGTCTCTAAAACTACTCATTCCACGTGAGTAAAATGCaattaatgggcttccctggtggctcagtggttaagaatccccctgccaatgcaggggacacgggttcaagccctggtctgggaagatcccacatgccgcggagcaactaagcccgtgtgccacaactacagagcctgtgctctagagcccacgagccacaactactgaagcccatacgcctagagcccgtgctccgcaacgagaagccaccgcaatgagaagcatgcacaccacaaggaagagtagcccccgctctccgcaactagagaaagcccgtgtgcagctacaaagacccaacgcagccaaaaataaattttttaaaatgcagttactACATGCATTTGTATAAGGCTTattaacaaaggaaaataatgcaAAAACAGAAAGTGATCTTTCCCTCAATTAtaactctattttaaaaataattttcagacatAGGTATGCCAAATACAAAATatgcagcaacagaaaaaaacCTAATAAAAACAATTACTTTATCAATTTACATATAATTCTGTATTTGATATCAATATATCAATTTACATATAATTCTGTATTtgtaatacatttataataatcTGTGATTTTTGTGTTCTATGCCTTCGCTATCGAAACTTGCACTGTCATCATCAATTACCCCAATGTATTAATAGAGAGAGCCCTGAGACTCAACTTTAGGGGTGATAAACTTTGCAGCATTAAACTGACTTTTGAAAACACGGGTCCCTTCACTTTTGCAACATCACACAGAACTAGTGATAGAATCTGTACATCTCCCTTTTTGTGTGCATGTCTGAGACACTGAGAAAGTCCAGAACATAGCACTTATCTGCTAAGAATGAAGAAagaacctttttttccccatgaccTCAAAATGAGTGAAGTCTAGTAACTAGCACCTCGTATTGGAGTAGATTATGACCACATGaatgaaatttataaatacagaaCAGCCAAATGCATAAAAGCCACCAAAGGCTTTAGATTTGGATGCCTGAAGCCTGCCATCCTTCAGCATCTAAAAGATTCCTAAAAGCATGTTGACAAGTCCAGCTCCTCATAACAGTATCTTGTCTGACTTTTAACCTACCCTAGGTGCAACATCCCAATTTCATTTTAACATGCCCATATTCAACTTTTAACTGTTAACctgaaataaaactgtattaaCATACCCACTCAAAACAGGTAGGAAACCCGGTTCTATAAATTTACCAATACAGGtatttttagttaaatttttaCCATGTCTGGAGTTACGTTGTTCTTTATGTATTGAGAGAATTGTTTCTTGTAAGCATCTTCATCTTCTTCAATCAGGTAACGCATATAATCTGCAACGTTCTGCCCCATGATGTGCTTTCGGTGTACCTCAGCATTGAATTCTTTGCTTTCTGAATCATAACCAGGGAACCGTTTGGTACTGAAATAAAGTTTTCCATGTTTTAGTATATAATGGTTGAAATCAGTTCACTAGAAGGAATTCATTTCAGTAGCTGCCATCAGTCCCGTCTTGAAACAATTAATTGCATCATATGCAACCAAAGGACCAACTACTGACTGCTCAGTTAGTGGGACATCATCATTCAGCAGCTAATTTTTGAATTCCAGGATAGAAAATCATGCCACAGGCACCTTTAAATACCATTAAATGAACCAAGGCCACTATAAAGTTAGTTCTCCTTATTTCATAGCAAAGGACAGCCTACACTCTTATTTCCAgttgaaagtttaaaaatttatgtctttttctcaaactttttccCCCCCTAGAGCCCATATTTCCCCATAACTCAGTAAACAAATTTTCATTctgaattaaacaaacaaacaaaaaaaaatagggggAGTAGTGGTGGAAAAGGTAGTGGTTTCAACACTGGCTTTTCCGTTTATTGGCTCTAAAACCTTGGACAAATAATTTTACCCCTGAACCCCAGTCTCTTCATTTATAAACCATGTTACAGTTCCTTCCCACCCTGCCAGGTTCCCTTTGCACAGTACCCAGCACATGGCAGGTACACAATGATAGCTACTATTACTCTAATTGGTTCAGTTATCTCCACAGCCCAACCAGTTAGAAACAGTGCAGTACTGAAGTCCAGGCAACGAGGCCCTGAATACTATTATTACCTGTGAGGGATAGACAAGCCTCCATCGACAGCTCCCTTCAGGGCCCCAAAAACTTTATTCCCAGTAGTAGTCCTGGCAAGCCCTGCATCCAAGTAACAGGTGAAGGCACCAGGTTGACCATCAATGCTTTCAACATTGTATTCATCTCCAGTCACCTCGACTTGGCCTTCATAAATTTTGTCCATACCAAACCTATTAAGAAGCTATTAACAAAGAAGCCAATCTAAATGCTTGTTAGAATATATTCAAACAACAATATCTCAAAATTCACAACTTTAATGACCTGACAAAAAATTTCCTTCCAAATCACCTTTTCTCTTTATCCCAATCTGCttttaaatatcaatttttaaatgccaCAAAAAGAAATTTCAGATATCCAATTTTACCAACAAGTATAACTGTTTAACAGTTTCTGAACCTGCTACATTGTCCATACTTGATTTCTGTAGCAATCAATAAGGACATGATACTTAAATTTGATTCTTATATATTTACTCAAGGGAAGTAATCTCCACCTTTCCTCGGTCATATTTAGCTATAATTCAACcaccaaatattaaatattatcataGGCAGTTTTGTTTAATTTGATTACAATATTATGAGTAGGATCCTGTGCTGAAGAGAACACCTTTTGTGGCTCTACCCTGCCACTGTATTATGTTAATATGTGCCACTACTCTGCTAGTTATCTATAGTGCCTTTGCACCAAGATGCTCATATAAAAGACAATGTCCCAACCCAAACATGTTTATAACCAGTGAAGATGTGGGTCCCCAACAATGATGCATGCTTAACAATTCCACTGCAAAACAaggtcagaaaacaaaaacaaggtaagatcacattttcatttccttttataggAAATGTTGCCACCCAAAGGCAaagattattaaaacaaaaatgaatcccCCCACCAATGCCTACCCCCGCCTCAAAAGCTTAAGGCACTGCTTCTCAAAATTTAGCATGCATATAAATCACCTGGACACCCTATGAGAATATAAATTCTGAAGGTGTGGGGTACAGTCTGCATTTTTAATGTACGCTGATGGTAAGATCTACACTTCTGACTAGATCTGTCCAACAAGATAGTCACCAACTAGCCACAACCTGCTATTCATATTTAAGTTAAAAACTCAGTTATCAGCAGCACTAGACACATTTCAAGCGCttaatagctacatgtggctagcgGCTACCATATCAGACAGCACAGATTACAGATATCCATCAATGCAAAATAATTCTATTGGTCTAGATATACCCAACaaatgggagaaaacagaaaaaaaggcttCCCCAGATTATAAAGTACATCTCTGTCTTAaggtatttatataaaattatcttcCCTGGTGACGCCCTTATAAGCCACAGGGCAACAGGAAGcactcctctctccccacagctAGCTGAAGGTGTCTTATCCATGTGTGAACCATCTATGTTGCAGACAACTCCAGTGAGCTAATTCCAAAATACATCACTTAAAGTAATCTTGTACATACCCTGCGTGCCAGCAGCAGGCCAGTACAATATGCTGCAGCATAATTTGTCAGGCCAACCTTCACACCATACTTCGGGAGTTCATGAGCATAAGCTGCACAAACTATCATATCTCCTTCTATACGGGCATAAGCAATCTACAATAAGAGAAAAAACAGGTTAGTAATGTTTTCACTGTTTTGTGGATTACTTCCTAAGTGCCTTCTTTTTCAAAAGAtttaacaaaaaaacagacacagatctGCATCACTTAAGATCTTTGTTAAACCCACTCACCTTCAACAATTATGGCCTGGTCAACTACAGAAGGTAGGTTTATGAGTTTGTAAGTATGTTTGACTAATTTCACAGTACGTAAGTCTCAAATTACCACAGACATCGAATATTAAAATACCTTTGGAATAAGTTATACTGTAGTTCCTTACTTCTGAGAAATACTGAAAAGACCTTGAGCTGGGAAAGCTGGTGAATTAAGGAGGCACtttgaaaaatcaaaaaggaatcCCTGATTATTTCAAACACCTTTTAAACTAAGCATATCTAAGTCCAACAATGTTTCAGAAAACCTAATATTTAGTTATCTGAACTTAGGTATGGAGGAACAGATTGCCTTCACAACCAACAAATTAGTCTGGCCAGAAAATAAATGCGCCTGTCTCCTCCAAATCTCAAGTACGAAAAGTTTTCCTAGTTGTAAAAGCCCAGAAAACTACCTTCTAGGAGCAAATTGCCACTTTCTGTAAGTCTTTTAGATGGGAGACACCTTCGTAAGTATTTACTAAAACCTATTTTGAACAATaatcaagaataaaaataatcttaagaGTCTAATTTAACATTCACAACTACCTACCTCTTCAAAGTATTGGATAAGTGAACTCAGTCCACAATAAATTCTATTATCTTACTGGAATTGGAATGGGCAAGAACCTTCtactgggtctcaaatttaccCTCCCACTCCCACAAAAATAGCACAGTGCCATGAACTTCTCTaatcccacccccccccacccccaccccgccaatTAGAAAGTGAATGGAATTAAACTGGGTCAGGATTGCCAAACAGCTGATCCTCAGAGTATTTTTTA harbors:
- the RPL5 gene encoding 60S ribosomal protein L5 isoform X1, which produces MEYCKPGGRRVSLPHVAGVSVGATYCACARAAAFFPPRSRAGFAARWRLELLFYRMGFVKVVKNKAYFKRYQVKFRRRREGKTDYYARKRLVIQDKNKYNTPKYRMIVRVTNRDIICQIAYARIEGDMIVCAAYAHELPKYGVKVGLTNYAAAYCTGLLLARRLLNRFGMDKIYEGQVEVTGDEYNVESIDGQPGAFTCYLDAGLARTTTGNKVFGALKGAVDGGLSIPHSTKRFPGYDSESKEFNAEVHRKHIMGQNVADYMRYLIEEDEDAYKKQFSQYIKNNVTPDMMEEMYKKAHAAIRENPVYEKKPKKEVKKKRWNRPKMSLAQKKDRVAQKKASFLRAQERAAES
- the RPL5 gene encoding 60S ribosomal protein L5 isoform X2, which encodes MIVRVTNRDIICQIAYARIEGDMIVCAAYAHELPKYGVKVGLTNYAAAYCTGLLLARRLLNRFGMDKIYEGQVEVTGDEYNVESIDGQPGAFTCYLDAGLARTTTGNKVFGALKGAVDGGLSIPHSTKRFPGYDSESKEFNAEVHRKHIMGQNVADYMRYLIEEDEDAYKKQFSQYIKNNVTPDMMEEMYKKAHAAIRENPVYEKKPKKEVKKKRWNRPKMSLAQKKDRVAQKKASFLRAQERAAES
- the DIPK1A gene encoding divergent protein kinase domain 1A → MARSLCPGAWLRKPCYLQARFSYVRMKYLFFSWLVVFVGSWIIYVQYSTYTELCRGKDCKKIICDKYKTGVIDGPACNSLCVTETLYFGKCLSTKPNNQMYLGIWDNLPGVVKCQMEQALHLDFGTELEPRKEIVLFDKPTRGTTVQKFKEMVYSLFKAKLGDQGNLSELVNLILTVADGDKDGQVSLGEAKSAWALLQLNEFLLMVILQDKEHTPKLMGFCGDLYVMESVEYTSLYGISLPWVIELFIPSGFRRSMDQLFTPSWPRKAKIAIGLLEFVEDVFHGPYGNFLMCDTSAKNLGYNDKYDLKMVDMRKIVPETNLKELIKDRHCESDLDCVYGTDCRTSCDQNTMKCTSEVIQPNLAKACQLLKDYLLRGAPVEIREELEKQLYSCIALKVTANQMEMEHSLILNNLKTLLWKKISYTNDS